A region from the Variovorax paradoxus genome encodes:
- a CDS encoding malto-oligosyltrehalose synthase, with translation MAEPGQWTDDALERLCRRCGISATYHDAFGTLRHATPGNLAALLAEFGVQAGGAIGEEAGSSSAPAMPPVLVVEAHAPHWSLQLPQVPGRLRWRLRDEEGRSRHGEADAQPWPHGSCTLQLAEPLAPGYHWLQIDGLAGETMLIASPGRCYRPPAVQGGGRVWGPALQLYALRSPRNWGMGDFGDLEALIDRMAGQGADVIGLNPLHALFPTDPPRASPYSPSSRQWINVLYIDVEAVDDFAACEAARRHVESPEFQGRLAALRAAPLVDHAGVAAAKFEVLELLFEHFRARHLSPAGAPDARGEAFLAFVSAHGEPLRQHALFETLQAHFAAADPQCWGWLAWPEAYRQVDSPEVRAFAVQHAERLQYHQYLQWVAEHQLARAGERCTALGMGIGLYLDLAVSADRGGSDAWTARHCFAVGASIGAPPDEFNPAGQNWGLPPLRPDHLRTHHYQPFVQMLRANMRHAGALRIDHVMGLMRLFWIPPGRSPHDGAYVRYPVDEMLAIVAVESHRHRCMVVGEDLGTVEDAMREALARADVLSYRLLYFEKQQDGGFTPPAAYPPAALVAISTHDLATLAGWWSGHDLRLRLALGLFPDPRLFDAQLLGRAQERIRLMLAVRETGLLSPDEAAQALSLATPSPRIMQAIHAFLAAAPSALMVFQLEDVAGEVEQANMPGTTDTHPNWRRKLAPTVQELAASEAMLGLTQHLRTARPRRGPGADAAPPLLQARVPRATYRLQFHKGFGFDDAIRVLPYLAQLGVSHVYCSPIQRARAGSTHGYDVVAHAEINPELGGAEGFARFVAALQAHGLGQLLDMVPNHMGVLGADNAWWMDVLENGPASLFAHHFDIDWQPLNKELAGKVLLPVLGGHYGEVLASGELALHFEAAQGSFALRYFDHRFPLAPESYPVVLALALQHLKEPALAAQLASLSTAFGHLPGRRAQTPSECTERVRDTELFKARLAHLAQAHPSLARAVLAAVAEFNLASDEARDQLHRLIDMQAYRLAYWRVAADEINYRRFFDINDLAAVRMERDEVFEATQSFALDLAAAGTVDGLRIDHPDGLYDPARYFRQLQEGYARRAGIVLPASNGPDGRPPRPLYVVAEKIAAAEEEVPIEWHVHGTTGYRFANVANGVLVDTAAAEALRQAWHGFTGETQDFESVARSGKREVMRNALSSELNVLSSELLRIARADRGTRDYTLNALRRALAEVAACMPVYRTYIVDAPSAQDAHFIDAATEAAERQSVDADRSVFAFVRRSLRGETAAAHSPAGLAERVRRFAMRFQQFSAPVAAKGVEDTSFYRYFPLSSLNEVGGEPDHFGFDVPEFHLLSADRALHWPHTMLATSTHDNKRSEEVRNRIDVLSEMPGEWRDALARWHALCRGGEPAGAAPSRADEYLLYQTLLGTLPLGGLDAAGAPAYAARVWQYMQKAAREAKLHTRWTQPDAPYEAALEGMVQRILSDLSKDGCLANIQRLADRLSWFGAWNGLTLTLLKYGSPGVPDLYQGSELVDLSLVDPDNRRPVDYDLRSRRLEELRAMADEPDQAARVQALAEAPHDGRAKLWFIWRLLSMRREHAELFREGSYEGLAVEGPLARHVVAFARRHEGRTLVVMAGRLFAGMARSGLEGAAPMLPAAAAWRGTKVVLPEAPAGKGWENLLTGNALVVDGNAVRLEEAFCLMPWAALKPANPVRQAGDAR, from the coding sequence GTGGCTGAACCAGGGCAATGGACCGACGATGCGCTGGAGCGCCTGTGCCGGCGCTGCGGCATTTCCGCGACCTACCACGACGCCTTCGGAACGCTTCGCCATGCAACGCCCGGGAACCTGGCCGCGCTGCTGGCCGAGTTCGGCGTGCAGGCGGGTGGCGCGATCGGCGAGGAGGCCGGTTCTTCGTCCGCGCCCGCCATGCCGCCGGTGCTGGTGGTGGAGGCGCACGCGCCGCACTGGTCGCTGCAGCTGCCGCAGGTCCCGGGCCGCCTTCGATGGCGGCTGCGCGACGAGGAAGGGCGTTCGCGCCATGGAGAAGCCGATGCGCAGCCGTGGCCGCATGGCAGCTGCACGCTGCAGCTGGCAGAGCCGCTCGCGCCCGGCTATCACTGGCTGCAGATCGACGGCCTGGCCGGCGAGACCATGCTCATCGCTTCGCCCGGCCGCTGCTACCGGCCGCCCGCCGTGCAGGGTGGCGGCCGCGTCTGGGGGCCGGCGCTCCAGCTGTACGCGCTGCGCTCGCCGCGCAACTGGGGCATGGGCGATTTCGGCGACCTCGAGGCGCTGATCGACCGCATGGCCGGACAGGGCGCCGACGTGATCGGGCTGAACCCGCTGCATGCGCTGTTCCCGACCGATCCGCCGCGCGCCAGCCCCTACAGCCCGTCGTCGCGGCAATGGATCAACGTGCTGTACATCGATGTCGAGGCGGTGGACGATTTCGCCGCCTGCGAGGCCGCGCGCCGGCACGTGGAATCGCCCGAGTTCCAGGGGCGGCTGGCGGCGCTGCGGGCCGCGCCGCTGGTCGACCATGCCGGCGTGGCCGCCGCCAAGTTCGAGGTGCTGGAGCTGCTGTTCGAGCACTTCCGCGCGCGACATCTTTCGCCGGCCGGCGCGCCGGATGCAAGAGGCGAGGCCTTCCTGGCCTTTGTCTCGGCGCATGGTGAGCCGTTGCGCCAGCACGCGCTCTTCGAAACCCTGCAAGCCCACTTCGCCGCCGCCGACCCGCAGTGCTGGGGCTGGCTCGCATGGCCCGAAGCCTATCGACAGGTGGATTCGCCCGAGGTGCGGGCCTTCGCGGTGCAGCATGCGGAACGCCTGCAGTACCACCAGTACCTGCAATGGGTGGCCGAGCACCAACTCGCGCGCGCTGGCGAGCGCTGCACCGCGCTGGGCATGGGCATCGGCCTCTACCTGGACCTGGCCGTCTCGGCGGACCGGGGCGGCTCCGACGCCTGGACCGCGCGGCATTGCTTTGCGGTCGGCGCCAGCATTGGCGCGCCGCCCGACGAGTTCAACCCGGCCGGGCAGAACTGGGGCCTGCCGCCGCTGCGTCCGGACCACCTGCGCACGCATCACTACCAGCCCTTCGTGCAGATGCTGCGCGCCAACATGCGGCATGCGGGCGCGCTGCGCATCGACCATGTGATGGGCCTGATGCGCCTGTTTTGGATTCCGCCGGGCCGTTCGCCGCACGATGGCGCGTACGTGCGCTATCCGGTGGACGAAATGCTGGCCATCGTGGCGGTCGAAAGCCATCGCCATCGCTGCATGGTCGTGGGCGAGGACCTGGGCACGGTGGAAGACGCCATGCGCGAAGCCCTCGCGCGTGCCGACGTGCTCTCCTACCGGTTGCTCTACTTCGAGAAGCAGCAGGACGGCGGGTTCACGCCCCCCGCGGCCTATCCGCCGGCCGCGCTGGTCGCCATCAGCACGCACGATCTCGCCACGCTCGCGGGCTGGTGGTCGGGCCACGACCTTCGGCTGCGGCTGGCGCTCGGGCTCTTTCCCGATCCGCGGCTGTTCGATGCGCAGCTGCTGGGCCGCGCGCAGGAGCGCATTCGGCTGATGCTGGCGGTGCGGGAGACCGGGCTTCTGTCGCCGGACGAGGCGGCGCAGGCGCTGTCGCTCGCAACGCCGTCGCCGCGGATCATGCAGGCGATCCACGCGTTTCTTGCCGCGGCCCCGTCGGCGCTGATGGTGTTCCAGCTCGAGGATGTGGCTGGCGAGGTGGAGCAGGCCAACATGCCCGGCACCACCGACACGCATCCCAACTGGCGGCGCAAGCTGGCGCCGACGGTGCAGGAGCTGGCGGCGAGCGAGGCCATGCTGGGGCTCACGCAACACCTGCGCACCGCGCGCCCGCGCCGCGGCCCGGGCGCGGACGCCGCGCCGCCGCTGCTGCAGGCGCGCGTGCCACGTGCCACCTACAGGCTGCAGTTCCACAAGGGCTTCGGCTTCGACGACGCCATCCGCGTGCTGCCCTACCTCGCGCAGCTCGGCGTGAGCCATGTGTATTGCTCGCCGATCCAGCGCGCCCGCGCGGGCAGCACGCACGGCTACGACGTGGTGGCCCATGCCGAGATCAACCCCGAGCTCGGCGGCGCCGAAGGCTTTGCGCGCTTCGTCGCGGCGCTGCAGGCGCACGGGCTGGGACAGCTGCTCGACATGGTGCCCAACCACATGGGCGTGCTCGGCGCCGACAACGCATGGTGGATGGACGTGCTGGAGAACGGCCCGGCCTCGCTGTTCGCGCACCACTTCGACATCGACTGGCAGCCGCTCAACAAGGAGCTGGCCGGCAAGGTGCTGCTGCCGGTGCTCGGCGGGCACTACGGCGAGGTGCTCGCCAGCGGGGAACTGGCGCTGCACTTCGAAGCGGCGCAGGGCAGCTTTGCGCTGCGCTATTTCGACCACCGGTTTCCGCTGGCGCCCGAGAGCTACCCCGTGGTTCTTGCGCTGGCGCTGCAGCATCTGAAGGAGCCCGCGCTTGCGGCGCAACTCGCGAGCCTCTCGACGGCCTTCGGCCATTTGCCCGGGCGCCGCGCGCAAACGCCTTCGGAGTGCACGGAACGCGTGCGCGACACGGAACTGTTCAAGGCCCGCCTCGCGCACCTGGCGCAGGCGCATCCGTCGCTGGCGCGTGCGGTGCTGGCAGCGGTGGCCGAATTCAACCTGGCCTCCGACGAGGCGCGCGACCAGCTGCACCGGCTCATCGACATGCAGGCCTACCGCCTCGCGTATTGGCGCGTGGCGGCCGACGAGATCAACTACCGGCGCTTCTTCGACATCAACGACCTGGCGGCCGTGCGCATGGAGCGCGACGAGGTGTTCGAGGCCACGCAGTCCTTCGCACTCGACCTTGCCGCGGCTGGCACGGTGGATGGCTTGCGCATCGACCATCCCGATGGCCTGTACGACCCCGCACGCTACTTCCGGCAGCTGCAGGAAGGCTATGCGCGCCGGGCGGGCATCGTGCTGCCCGCCAGCAACGGCCCCGACGGCCGGCCGCCGCGCCCGCTGTACGTCGTCGCCGAGAAGATCGCCGCTGCCGAAGAAGAGGTGCCGATCGAATGGCATGTGCACGGCACCACCGGCTATCGCTTTGCCAACGTGGCCAACGGCGTGCTGGTGGACACCGCCGCGGCCGAGGCCTTGCGGCAGGCCTGGCATGGCTTCACCGGCGAAACGCAGGACTTCGAATCCGTGGCCCGCTCGGGCAAGCGCGAGGTCATGCGCAATGCGCTGTCGTCGGAACTGAACGTGCTCTCCAGCGAGCTGCTCAGGATCGCGCGGGCCGACCGCGGCACGCGCGACTACACGCTCAACGCGCTGCGCCGCGCGCTCGCGGAAGTGGCGGCCTGCATGCCGGTCTACCGCACCTACATCGTCGATGCGCCTTCCGCGCAGGACGCGCATTTCATCGACGCCGCCACCGAGGCGGCCGAGCGCCAGAGCGTCGATGCCGACCGCTCCGTCTTCGCCTTCGTGCGCCGCTCGCTGCGCGGCGAGACCGCGGCCGCGCATTCACCGGCGGGCCTGGCCGAGCGCGTGCGCCGGTTCGCCATGCGCTTCCAGCAGTTCAGCGCGCCGGTCGCGGCCAAGGGCGTGGAGGACACCTCGTTCTATCGCTACTTTCCGCTCAGTTCGCTCAACGAGGTGGGTGGCGAGCCCGACCATTTCGGGTTCGACGTGCCCGAGTTCCACCTGCTCAGTGCCGACCGCGCCCTGCACTGGCCACACACCATGCTCGCGACCTCCACGCACGACAACAAGCGATCGGAAGAGGTGCGCAACCGCATCGACGTGCTCTCCGAAATGCCCGGCGAGTGGCGCGATGCGCTCGCGCGCTGGCATGCGCTCTGCCGCGGCGGCGAGCCGGCGGGCGCGGCGCCTTCACGTGCCGACGAATACCTGCTCTACCAGACCCTGCTCGGCACCTTGCCCCTCGGCGGGCTCGATGCCGCCGGCGCGCCGGCCTACGCCGCGCGCGTGTGGCAGTACATGCAGAAGGCCGCGCGCGAAGCCAAGCTCCACACGCGGTGGACCCAGCCCGATGCGCCGTACGAAGCGGCGCTCGAAGGCATGGTGCAGCGGATTCTTTCGGACCTGTCGAAGGACGGATGCCTTGCGAACATCCAGCGCCTGGCCGATCGCCTGTCGTGGTTCGGCGCCTGGAACGGCCTGACGCTCACGCTGCTGAAGTACGGCTCGCCCGGCGTACCCGATCTCTATCAGGGCAGCGAGCTGGTCGACCTGAGCCTGGTCGATCCTGACAATCGGCGGCCGGTGGACTATGACCTGCGCAGCCGGCGGCTCGAAGAACTCCGGGCGATGGCGGATGAGCCTGACCAGGCAGCGCGCGTGCAGGCACTTGCCGAGGCGCCGCACGACGGCCGCGCGAAGCTCTGGTTCATCTGGCGGCTGCTGTCGATGCGGCGCGAGCACGCGGAGCTTTTCCGCGAAGGCAGCTATGAAGGGCTGGCGGTCGAAGGGCCGTTGGCGCGGCATGTGGTGGCCTTTGCGCGCAGGCACGAAGGGCGCACGCTGGTGGTGATGGCGGGGCGGCTGTTTGCCGGGATGGCACGCAGCGGGCTGGAAGGCGCCGCGCCGATGCTTCCGGCCGCGGCCGCCTGGCGGGGGACGAAGGTGGTGCTGCCCGAGGCGCCCGCAGGCAAGGGGTGGGAGAACTTGCTGACGGGGAATGCGCTGGTGGTCGACGGCAACGCCGTGCGGCTCGAGGAGGCCTTCTGCCTCATGCCCTGGGCGGCCTTGAAACCCGCGAATCCCGTCCGCCAAGCCGGAGACGCACGTTGA
- the treZ gene encoding malto-oligosyltrehalose trehalohydrolase has protein sequence MSHIHRMPFGATVHGGGVDFALWAPSMDRIVLVHTPAGGAASSHAMQRSADGWHRLTLAEAGHGDSYAYRLPDGTTMPDPASRFNPQDVHGPSRIVDPGRFAWTDTAWRGRPWHEAVIYELHVGTFTEEGTFQAARERLGELAELGITAVELMPLADFPGARNWGYDGVLQFAPDASYGSPDDLKALVDTAHALGLMVLLDVVYNHFGPEGNYLHACCPEFFDAAQHTPWGSAINFGGPGSRTVRDFFIHNALYWVEEFHFDGLRMDAIHAIRDASPMHIVREIREALNAGPARERPVHLVLENDANQASLLARDGNGLPVAGTAQWNDDLHHAVHVLATGERDGYYADYADDAAAGFARALAEGFVYQGQPSAFRGGEPRGEPSTQLPSTAFVSYLQTHDQVGNRAFGERIHALGDPVLVRAALACVLLSPHVPMFFMGDEFAASSPFLYFCDFGPELASAVAEGRRAEFGRFAAFADEAARARIPDPNAAETFQASKLRWRERGTRAHFAHLCKVQQLLDVRHRLLVPHLAGALGAGSHGCEEGVIRVQWELSGKRLHLLANFGTQPAAEAAAPAGALLYSWGIVADAAGLQLERGAVHATLEDMAGG, from the coding sequence ATGAGCCATATCCACCGCATGCCCTTCGGCGCCACGGTGCACGGCGGCGGTGTGGACTTTGCGCTCTGGGCGCCGTCGATGGACCGCATCGTGCTCGTGCACACGCCGGCCGGAGGAGCCGCCTCGTCGCATGCGATGCAGCGCAGCGCGGACGGCTGGCACCGCCTCACGCTCGCCGAAGCCGGCCACGGCGACAGCTACGCCTACCGGCTGCCCGACGGCACCACCATGCCCGACCCGGCCTCGCGCTTCAATCCGCAGGACGTGCACGGCCCGAGCCGGATCGTCGATCCGGGCCGCTTCGCGTGGACCGACACCGCTTGGCGCGGGCGGCCCTGGCACGAGGCCGTGATCTACGAGCTGCACGTGGGAACCTTCACCGAAGAAGGCACCTTCCAGGCGGCACGCGAGCGGCTCGGCGAGCTGGCGGAGCTCGGCATCACCGCGGTCGAACTCATGCCGCTCGCGGATTTTCCCGGTGCGCGCAACTGGGGCTACGACGGCGTGCTGCAGTTCGCGCCCGATGCCAGCTACGGATCGCCCGACGACCTCAAGGCACTGGTCGACACCGCGCATGCGCTGGGGCTGATGGTGCTGCTCGACGTGGTCTACAACCACTTCGGGCCGGAGGGCAACTACCTGCATGCATGCTGCCCCGAATTCTTCGATGCGGCGCAGCACACGCCGTGGGGCTCGGCCATCAACTTCGGCGGCCCGGGCTCGCGCACCGTGCGCGACTTCTTCATCCATAACGCGCTGTACTGGGTGGAAGAGTTCCACTTCGACGGCCTGCGCATGGATGCGATCCATGCCATTCGCGATGCCTCGCCCATGCACATCGTGCGCGAGATCCGCGAGGCGCTGAACGCCGGCCCGGCGCGCGAAAGGCCAGTGCACCTGGTGCTGGAGAACGACGCCAACCAGGCCTCGCTGCTGGCGCGCGACGGCAATGGCCTGCCTGTCGCGGGCACCGCGCAGTGGAACGACGACCTTCACCACGCCGTGCACGTGCTGGCCACCGGCGAGCGCGACGGCTACTACGCGGACTACGCCGACGACGCTGCAGCCGGCTTTGCGCGCGCGCTCGCCGAAGGCTTCGTCTACCAGGGGCAGCCATCGGCATTCCGCGGCGGAGAACCGCGTGGTGAACCCAGCACGCAGCTGCCGTCGACTGCGTTCGTGTCCTACCTGCAGACCCACGACCAGGTCGGCAACCGCGCGTTCGGCGAGCGCATCCACGCGCTGGGCGATCCCGTGCTGGTGCGCGCCGCGCTGGCCTGCGTGCTGCTGTCGCCGCATGTGCCCATGTTCTTCATGGGCGACGAATTCGCGGCTTCGTCGCCGTTCCTGTACTTCTGCGATTTCGGCCCCGAACTGGCCTCGGCCGTCGCCGAAGGGCGCCGCGCGGAGTTCGGCCGCTTCGCCGCCTTTGCCGACGAAGCGGCGCGTGCGCGCATTCCCGATCCCAACGCCGCCGAGACCTTCCAGGCCTCGAAGCTGCGCTGGCGCGAGCGCGGCACGCGGGCGCACTTCGCGCACCTGTGCAAGGTGCAGCAACTGCTCGACGTGCGCCATCGCCTGCTGGTGCCGCACCTGGCCGGCGCGCTCGGCGCGGGAAGCCATGGCTGCGAAGAGGGCGTCATCCGGGTTCAGTGGGAGCTGTCGGGCAAGCGTCTTCATCTGCTCGCGAATTTCGGTACACAGCCTGCCGCGGAAGCCGCCGCGCCCGCTGGCGCGCTGCTCTACAGCTGGGGCATCGTGGCCGATGCGGCGGGCCTGCAGCTCGAGCGCGGGGCCGTGCATGCCACGCTGGAGGACATGGCTGGTGGCTGA
- the glgX gene encoding glycogen debranching protein GlgX, with the protein MTRSSQRNSISAVWPGRPYPRGANWDGEGVNFALFSQHAQGVDLCLFDDKGRHEIQRIPIRERTDGVWHCYLPEARPGQAYGYRVHGPYKPEEGHRFNPHKLLVDPYAKDLVGELRWGDALYGYTVGSKREDLSFDRRDSAPLVPKGRVLEPAFTWGDDRRPSVPWQDMVIYELHVRGFTMRHPDVPPELRGTYGGLCCAPVVDYLKRLGVTTIELLPVHSFLNDRHLAEKGLQNYWGYNSLAYFAPETRYSASGKVKEFKTMVKTLHSAGIEVILDVVYNHTCEGNQLGPTLSMRGVDNASYYIVNAEHRRYYDDFTGCGNTVNLEHPHALQLVMDSLRYWAEEMHVDGFRFDLASALAREAGKVENLGGFFDAIRQDPTLNRVKLIAEPWDLGHGGYQVGNFPLGWAEWNDRYRDGMRGFWKGDSGVIGEVGKRLTGSEDLYGWSGKRPNASINFITAHDGFTLNDLVSYNDKHNEANGEDNRDGSNHNISWNCGAEGPTPDAEIAALRERQKRNLLATLLLSQGVPMLLAGDERGHTQNGNNNAYCQDNDISWIDWTPTPERQALVTFVERTIALRRAHPSFRRSSFFAGKPSEVESVTDVVWLRPDGAEMRPEDWSDANARCLAMYMSGGGIADRGPRGEALHDDDFLVLFNAHHDEISFTLPAAPYGAWRLLLDTASGTPPPATEDVAALAPAWSEPAYPLQCRSLVVLSRPDVRP; encoded by the coding sequence ATGACACGCAGCAGCCAACGCAATTCGATCTCGGCCGTCTGGCCGGGGCGCCCCTATCCCAGGGGCGCCAACTGGGACGGGGAGGGCGTGAACTTCGCGCTTTTTTCTCAGCACGCGCAAGGCGTGGACCTGTGCCTCTTCGACGACAAGGGCCGCCATGAGATCCAGCGCATCCCGATCCGGGAGCGCACCGACGGCGTATGGCACTGCTACCTGCCCGAGGCCCGGCCCGGGCAGGCCTACGGGTATCGCGTGCACGGCCCCTACAAGCCCGAAGAGGGCCATCGCTTCAATCCGCACAAGCTGCTGGTCGACCCCTATGCGAAAGACCTGGTGGGCGAACTGCGCTGGGGCGACGCGCTCTATGGCTACACGGTCGGCAGCAAGCGCGAAGACCTGTCGTTCGACCGCCGCGACAGCGCTCCGCTCGTGCCCAAGGGCCGCGTGCTGGAACCCGCCTTCACCTGGGGCGACGACCGCCGGCCCTCGGTACCCTGGCAGGACATGGTGATCTACGAGCTGCACGTGCGCGGCTTCACCATGCGCCACCCCGACGTGCCGCCCGAGCTGCGCGGCACCTATGGCGGCCTGTGCTGCGCGCCCGTGGTCGACTATCTCAAGCGCCTGGGCGTGACCACCATCGAGCTGCTGCCGGTGCACAGCTTCCTGAACGACCGGCACCTGGCGGAGAAGGGCCTGCAGAACTACTGGGGCTACAACTCGCTGGCCTACTTCGCCCCCGAGACGCGCTACAGCGCCTCGGGCAAGGTGAAGGAATTCAAGACCATGGTCAAGACGCTGCACTCGGCCGGCATCGAGGTGATCCTGGACGTGGTCTACAACCACACCTGCGAAGGCAACCAACTCGGGCCCACGCTCTCGATGCGCGGCGTGGACAACGCGTCCTACTACATCGTCAATGCCGAGCACCGGCGCTACTACGACGACTTCACCGGCTGCGGCAACACCGTCAACCTGGAGCATCCGCATGCGCTGCAGCTGGTGATGGATTCGCTGCGCTACTGGGCCGAGGAAATGCATGTCGACGGCTTCCGCTTCGACTTGGCCTCGGCGCTGGCGCGCGAGGCCGGCAAGGTCGAGAACCTGGGCGGCTTCTTCGACGCCATCCGGCAAGACCCGACGCTCAACCGCGTCAAGCTCATCGCCGAGCCCTGGGACCTGGGCCACGGCGGCTACCAGGTGGGCAACTTTCCGCTCGGTTGGGCCGAGTGGAACGACCGCTACCGCGACGGCATGCGCGGCTTCTGGAAAGGCGACTCGGGCGTGATCGGCGAGGTCGGCAAGCGCCTCACCGGATCTGAAGACCTCTACGGCTGGTCAGGCAAGCGGCCCAACGCGAGCATCAACTTCATCACTGCGCACGACGGCTTCACGCTGAACGACCTGGTCTCCTACAACGACAAGCACAACGAGGCCAACGGCGAGGACAACCGCGACGGCAGCAACCACAACATCTCCTGGAACTGCGGCGCGGAAGGACCGACCCCGGACGCCGAGATCGCCGCGCTGCGCGAGCGCCAGAAGCGCAACCTGCTGGCCACGCTGCTTCTGTCGCAGGGCGTGCCCATGCTGCTGGCCGGCGACGAGCGCGGCCACACGCAGAACGGCAACAACAACGCCTACTGCCAGGACAACGACATCAGCTGGATCGACTGGACGCCCACGCCCGAGCGGCAGGCGCTGGTCACCTTCGTGGAGCGCACCATCGCGCTCAGGCGCGCCCACCCCTCGTTCCGGCGCAGCAGCTTCTTCGCCGGCAAGCCCTCGGAGGTCGAGAGCGTGACCGACGTGGTCTGGCTCAGGCCCGACGGCGCCGAGATGCGCCCCGAGGACTGGAGCGACGCCAACGCGCGCTGCCTTGCGATGTACATGTCCGGCGGTGGCATCGCCGACCGCGGGCCGCGCGGCGAGGCGCTGCACGACGACGATTTTCTGGTGCTGTTCAACGCGCACCACGACGAGATCTCGTTCACGCTGCCGGCCGCGCCCTACGGCGCATGGCGGCTCTTGCTCGACACCGCCAGCGGCACGCCGCCGCCCGCCACCGAGGACGTGGCCGCGCTCGCGCCCGCCTGGTCCGAGCCCGCCTATCCGCTGCAGTGCCGCTCGCTGGTGGTGCTGAGCCGGCCGGATGTGCGGCCATGA
- a CDS encoding mechanosensitive ion channel family protein — protein sequence MDRFGIHLEPLNAMLYQVGAFVPRLAIALVVVLAGWLIAKTVRFAVTKALRAINFNVLTERAGLDNFLRQGGWPGDTSSLFGVLAYWLVIFAALLLAFNGMGLSYIADLLGRVVWFVPNLFVALLVLAFGSYFARFVGEAVSSYFRGAQLRDAMLLGQIARYAVMAFVILIALDQVKVGGDIVRESFLVVLAGVVFALALAFGLAGKDWAAEQIERWWPRLPKDNGNSNSVHKGGPPDERPPR from the coding sequence ATGGACCGATTCGGCATTCACCTGGAGCCGCTGAACGCGATGCTCTACCAGGTCGGGGCCTTCGTGCCCCGCCTGGCGATTGCATTGGTGGTGGTGCTGGCCGGCTGGCTCATCGCCAAGACGGTGCGCTTTGCGGTCACCAAGGCGCTGCGCGCCATCAACTTCAACGTGCTGACCGAGCGCGCCGGGCTGGACAACTTCCTGCGCCAGGGCGGATGGCCGGGCGACACCAGCAGCCTGTTCGGCGTGCTGGCCTACTGGCTGGTGATCTTTGCGGCGCTGCTGCTGGCGTTCAACGGCATGGGCCTGAGCTACATCGCCGACCTGCTCGGGCGCGTGGTGTGGTTCGTGCCCAACCTTTTCGTGGCCCTGCTGGTGCTGGCCTTCGGTTCGTACTTTGCCCGCTTCGTGGGAGAGGCGGTGTCGAGCTACTTTCGGGGCGCGCAGCTGCGCGACGCCATGCTGCTGGGGCAGATCGCGCGCTATGCGGTCATGGCCTTCGTCATCCTGATTGCGCTGGACCAGGTCAAGGTGGGCGGCGACATCGTGCGCGAAAGCTTCCTGGTGGTGCTGGCGGGCGTGGTGTTTGCGCTGGCGCTGGCCTTCGGCCTTGCAGGCAAGGACTGGGCGGCCGAGCAGATCGAACGCTGGTGGCCCCGGCTGCCGAAGGACAACGGCAACAGCAACAGCGTCCACAAGGGCGGCCCGCCCGACGAGCGCCCGCCGCGCTGA